From Triticum urartu cultivar G1812 chromosome 2, Tu2.1, whole genome shotgun sequence, a single genomic window includes:
- the LOC125539649 gene encoding uncharacterized protein LOC125539649 has translation MAAPSAALSISGGAHTSAFGCKPKKLISNRNFLQLAVPSNSQNANLYGKLTVCRAESEDSKGGGGFLTGFLIGGAVFGTLGYVFAPQISKTLDTLLNDDGQDGKPDEQGVQSVPRPRNAQYYDEGLEKTRQTLGDKISQLNLAIDKAAARLKRVTGSVEKEAVKDETEIEISKLDDNGVLEGNSSEQGFVQGESAT, from the exons ATGGCTGCTCCCTCCGCGGCCCTCTCCATCTCCG GTGGGGCGCATACCAGTGCATTTGGATGCAAGCCGAAGAAGCTGATCTCAAACAGAAATTTCTTGCAGCTGGCAGTTCCCTCAAATTCCCAAAATGCAAATCTTTATGGAAAGTTAACCGTCTGCAGAGCAGAAAG TGAAGATTCTAAAGGCGGGGGAGGATTCTTGACTGGATTTCTCATAGGGGGAGCAGTCTTTGGAACACTGGGTTATGTCTTTGCTCCTCAG ATCAGCAAAACTTTAGATACATTGCTGAATGACGACGGGCAAGATGGTAAGCCTGACGAGCAAGGCGTCCAAAGTGTACCAAGGCCACGTAATGCTCAATACTATGATGAAGGTTTAGAG AAAACTCGTCAGACACTGGGTGACAAGATAAGCCAACTGAACCTTGCGATTGACAAAGCTGCCGCCCGATTGAAGCGTGTCACTGGCAGTGTCGAAAAAGAGGCTGTTAAAGATGAAACCGAA ATTGAAATATCAAAACTGGATGATAATGGAGTTTTGGAAGGAAACTCGAGTGAACAGGGTTTTGTGCAAGGAGAAAGTGCAACATAA